Within the Stenotrophomonas maltophilia genome, the region ATGTTGTACGGCGCGATGCCCATGTTCATCAGGCGCGCGATGGTCTGCGGCGCGTCGTTGGTATGCAGGGTGGACAGCACCATGTGGCCGGTCTGCGCGGCCTTGATGGCGATCTCGGCGGTCTCCAGGTCGCGGATTTCGCCGACCATGATGATGTCCGGATCCTGGCGCAGGAACGAGCGCAACGCAGCGGCGAACGTCATGCCGCGCTTGTTGTTCTGCTGCACCTGGTTGACGCCGGGCAGCCGGATTTCCACCGGATCTTCCGCCGTGGAGATGTTGCGCGTCTCGTCGTTGAGAATGCCCAGCGCGGTGTACAGCGACACCGTCTTGCCCGAACCGGTCGGCCCGGTCACCAGCACCATGCCGTACGGCTTGTGGATCGCATCCAGGAACAGCTTCTGCTGGTCGGGCTCATAGCCGAGCTTGTCGATGCCCAGCTTGGCGGCACTGCCGTCGAGGATACGCAGCACGACTTTCTCGCCGAACAGGGTCGGCAACGTGCTCACACGGAAATCGATCTGCTTGGACTTGGACAGGTTGAGCTTGATGCGGCCATCCTGCGGCACGCGCTTCTCGGCGATGTCCAGCTGTGCCATCACCTTCAGGCGCGCGGCGATGCGCTGGTTCAACTTCACCGGCGCGCGCGCGACCATCTTCAACAGCCCGTCGATGCGCAGGCGCACGCGGTAATCGTCTTCGTACGGCTCGAAATGGATGTCCGACGCGCCCTTGCGGATCGCATCGACCAGCACCTTGTTGACGAACTTCACCACCGGGGTGTCGTCGCCCTTGGCATCGATGCCGGAGTCGCCGCCCGCGCCATCCTCATCGCCCAGGCCCACGTCGAGGTTGGCCATCCCCTCATCGTCACCGCCCAGCGCGTCACCCAGCGTGTCGTGGCTGGCGTGCCACTGTTCCAGAGTGCGGCGGATCTGGTCCTCGTCGACCAGGATCGGCTCCACCACCAGGTTGGTGTGGAACTTGATCTCGTCCAGTGCGTGGGTCGGGTTGCTGGTGCCGACGAACAGCTTGCCGCCACGCTTGAACAGCGGCAGTACGTTGTGCTTACGCAGCAGTTCCTCGCTGACCAGGCTCATCGCGTTCTGGCTGGCATCGAAGGTCGAGACGTCGAACAGCGGCATGCCGAACTCAACCGCATTGGCCGCGGCCAGCTGTGCTGCCCCCACCACCTTGTTCTGCGCGAACCACTGCGGCAGCGGCTGCCGCGCGGCGGCGGCCCGGGTCATGGCGTCGCGGGCGGTGGCCTCGTCCAGCGCACCATCCTGGACCAGGCGGCGCGCCAGCCCGGTGATGCCGACAAGGTTGGGGGATGAAACAACGCTCATGGGAGTCCTCGTTACTCGTGCCCTGACGGCCGGAATTCAGTTTCAGAAACGGGTTGCCGGCCCATAGCGGCCAGGTAGCTCAGCAAACGCAGGGGTCCGCTTCCTCGCGCATCGGGCGCGAGCGCCTTCCAGTACTGGTCCGTCAGTTGCCGCGACGCCGTGGTATCCCCCAGCTGCCGCGCAGCGTGCTGCATTGCACCGAACAGATAATAGCCGGTGGCAGGGTCGGCCAGCAGCATCGGCGCATGCTCGCTGCCCAACAATCGCCGGCCTTCCGTGAGTACAGCGTGGTGGTCGTCGGTGGCCGCGGCGGCAACCAGGGCAAGGCTGGCGGACACGACGGGATCTGCCGGGGTGCAGTCCATCCAGTCGCGCTGCGCCCAGAGGGCCGCCCGCTGCGCTGCCGGCAGGAACGGGATCGTTTCTCCGGCCAGCACGAACAGCAGCCGGGTGGTTTCCATCGGAGATCCGTCCAGTTCGCAGCGCGCTGCCAGCCCACGCAGCGCCTGCGCACTCATCCAATCGGCATCCGCCGCATCCGTGGGCACCTCGCCCTGCAGGAAAGCTGCCACGGCCAGTGCGGTCGGACGTTTGTCATCCCGGCTGGACGCCGGTTGCGGCAGACCCGCCGCAGCACCCGTCACCTGCCCCGTTGGCGGCGCACTGACGATCCGCCAGGGGGCCGTCATCACCTGCTGGAAATCACGGGTGAACGCCCCCTGGAAACGTGCCACCGGGGCATTCAACTTCAAGGTCGGGAAGTAATCGGAATTGCGCGCGGCCGGATACAGAGGAACGAAGGCGCGCAGCGCTGCGTCATCCATGGACAGGGCGTTCTCCAGATCGGCCACCGAATGCACGCCGATCCGCGCCAGTTCCCCGCGCAGCTGCGGCTGTTGGAACAGGCTGCCCTTCATCGGCGGCAACGTGCCCTTCGGCGTCGCCACCAGGATCAGGTCGCCACGATTGGCCAGGTAAGCGCGCACATCGGAGAACTGTTCCAGCAGCCCCGCCAGTACCGAGCTGACCAGTTCGGGGGTGATCTCATACAGCTGCAGCCACTGCACGAACACGCCACCTTCGTTGAGCTGCTGTGGCACGAACGCATAGAACTCGTCGCTGAACAGCGCCGCCGTTCCACCCACCCAGGGATTGGACGGCTCGGAAATGATCAGATCGTACTTGCGCGGACTGGCGGCGAAATAGGACTTCGCATCGTCGATCACCACGTGCGAGCGCGGATCGTTGAAGGCGCGCTCGACACGCTCGCCGAACAGACGCGCGCCCTCCACCATGGCCGGCTCGATCTCCACCGTTTCCACGCGCCCGACGCGCTGGTCGCCCAACAGCGTGTGCGTGCTGAGCCCGGATCCGAAACCGATCACGCCGACGCGCTGGTAATCATCGCGCAGCGCCAACGGCAGAGCCGCCAGCAGGATCATGGTCGATTCGTCGCTGGTGGGTGCCTGTACCATCGACACGGCCATGCCTGCATCCACTTTGCCGTTGGTGGCGATGGCACGCATGCGGCCGATCGGCTGGGTGCTTTCATAGACCGCCACGGTGGCCGTCTGCCCATCGCGCGAGAACAGCATCGTGGCGGTATCCGCCAGACGGGCCGTGCCATGGCGGTACACCGACGAATTCAGCACCAGCGGATCGAAGCGGACCAGCACGACGGCCGCCACTACGCCAGCGACACCCAGCGCGCCAGCCTGCCACAGTGGCGAGCGCAGACGGCCCGGGGCCGCAAGCCGAAGGCGCTGCAGCAGCACCAGGCCCAGCACGATGTCGACCACTGCCGCGACCAGCAGCGCGTACTTCAGCCCCAGCAGCGGCATCAGCAGATGGATGGCCGCCAGCACACCGACGATCGCGCCGAGCGTATTGAACGCATAGGCCTGGCCGATCGCGCGCTCGCCCTGCCCGGCGCGCAGCAGCGCCAGGGTCAGCAGCGGCAGCGTCATGCCGGCGAAGAACGCCGCCGGGAACATCACCAGGCCGGCAATGGCGGCACTGGCCAGGTTGTACAGCACGTAACCATCCGCGCTGCGCACGATGACCCGCATCAGCCAGCCGACCCAATCGAAGGCCTGCGCATAGACGAACATCGAGGCCAGCGCCGCCAGCCCCATCCACACCTGCACCCAGCCTGCCACCCGCAGGGGCGACGGCATCCGGTCGGCGCGGCGGCGCAGCCACAGGCCACCGAAGGCGATGCCGAGGATGAACGCCGCCAGCATCAGCTCGAACGAATGCAGCGTGGTGCCGAGTGCGAGCGACAGCATGCGCACCCAGGTGATTTCGTAGACGAAGGACGACGCGCCGGTCGCCGCCGCGACCAGCAGCACCAGCCGCACCGGCACTGCGGTTTCCGGGCGTGCGCCGCCGGCCGCCGGCGCGGCGGAGGCCACTACCGCAGGCGCGCTGCCGTCGCGGGCCAGTGGATAGACCAGGATGGCCACCACGATGTTGAGCAGGCCGGCACTGAGGACGGTGCCCGGCAGCCCTACCGCCGGCAGCAGCGCGTAGGTGGCCACCAGGGCGCCGGCGGCCGCGCCCAGGCTGTTGGAGAAATAGAGCCCGGCCAGCACCTCACCCTGCGATCCGGGCTGCAGGCGCATGTAACCCGCACTCATCAGCGGGAAGGTCGCGCCCAGCAGGATGCATTGCGGCAACACCAGGGCCGTGGCCAGCGCCCAGCGCAGCGCCGTGGACGAGGTGCCCTCCATGCCTGGCATGAGGTGGGTGTACGCCCAACCGGTCACGCCCTGGAACAGCCCGTCGAAACCGATGCCCAGCACCCCGATCACCAGCTCGATGACCGCGTAGGCCAGCAGCGGCCGGCGCAGCAGCGCGCTGCGGCGGCTGACCAGCCACGCCCCCAGCGCCATGCCGCCCATGAACAGGATCAGCACCAGCGATTGCGCGTGCGAGGAATGCCCCAGGAACAGCCCCAGGTACTGCGTCCAGATGGACTGGTAGATCAGCCCGGCGAAGCCGGAGAGCACGAAGATCAGAAGCAGCCATGGGCCATGGCTGAATGAAGGACGGCGCATTGCGAACTCCCCAGTCGCACGGTCGAATCTGCAAGGAGACACCATCCGGGGGGCATCTCGCAAGGATTTACATGACTGTGTTGAGACTGCGAACAGGAATCGTCTTGATGGCTGCCATAAAAAAAGAACAGGGAGCCAAAGCTCCCTGTCCTTCATCCGATCACACTAGCTGTGAGAATCACTCTTCCGGAGTTTCTTCTTCACCGGCAGCGGCCTGGCAGGAACCCGGGCGGAACTTGACATCGATCGAGCCACCGCAGCTCCAGCTCGGAACCACGCCCTTCGAGCCATCACCCGACGGGGTCAGCGTGATGGTCTTGTTGTCAATCAGGGTATCGCCAACGCCCTTCGCAGTGGCAACGATCGACTTGCCATCCCATTCCAGCTTGGAGACGTACTGAGTTTCCTGGAAGTCCGGCTTCCACGACGCCGGCGGCAGGGCATTGTTGCTGGCCACGTATTCCGACACGTCGGTACGCAGCGAAGAAGCCGCAAGGATCACTTCCGAGACCTTGGCCTTCTTGGTGTAGTTCGAGTAAGCCGGCAGCGCGATGGCGGCCAGGATGGCGATGATCGCAACGACGATCATCAGTTCGATCAGGGTGAAGCCCTTCTGGTTCTTCATGGTGGTACGTCCCCAAGTAGTGGTGGTTGATTTTCCGGGTGCGGCAACCGGCCGGCCAGATGACCGGATGAGCAGGCTGCCCGTCCCCGCGGGTGGATCAACGCAGGTTGCGTGCCAATCTCCCATGGCCACGCCTCCCCCGATTTCCCCGCGCCAATGATGGCAGCTATTTCGCGGATGGGAACCCCCCTGCGCCGAATCTGCGATGGACGCGGCAATGTGACGCAGCGCGTCACCTTCCGCCTCGACGCGTCGAAAACCCTGCACGCCGTCACGTCGGCAGGCTCCCCGGACGGGCCTGAACCGGCTACCATCGCCGCTCAGGATGCCCGCCTGGGGATGGCGGGCCTGGGGAGCCAACATGTCTGTGAGTCGCAGTGCGATCAAGAAGGAGCCCGTGGCCCGCGCCACGATGGAGCTGCAGCCGTTTGTCTGGGAGGGGACCGACAAGCGGGGCATAAAGATGAAGGGCGAGCAGCTGGCGAAAAACGCCAACCTGCTGCGCGCCGAACTGCGCAAACAGGGCATCAGCCCGGGCCAGGTCAAGCCCAAGCCGAAGCCGCTGTTCGGTGCGGCTGGCAGGCCGGTCTCGCCGAAGGACATCGCGTTCTTCAGCCGGCAGATGGCCACGATGATGAAGTCCGGCGTGCCGATCGTGTCGGCGCTGGAGATCATCGGCAGCGGGCACAAGAACCCGCGCATGAAGAAGATGGTGGACACGATCCGCACCGACATCGAGGGCGGCTCGTCGCTGTACGAGGCCATCAGCAAGCATCCGGTGCAGTTCGATGAGCTCTACCGCAACCTGGTGCGGGCCGGCGAAAGCGCCGGTGTGCTGGAGACCGTGCTGGACACCATCGCCTCCTACAAGGAAAACCTGGAGGCGCTGAAGGGCAAGATCAAGAAGGCGCTGTTCTACCCGGCCATGGTGCTGGTGGTGGCGTTCCTGGTCAGCACGATCCTGCTGGTCTGGGTGGTCCCGCAGTTCGAGGAAGTCTTCCAGAGCTTCGGCGCCGACCTGCCGGCATTCACCCAGATGGTGGTGAACCTGTCGCGGTTCATGGTGTCGTGGTGGTGGCTGATCGCCATCGTCGCCATCGGCGCGGTGGTGGCGATCGCCATGACCTACCGGCGATCGGAGAAGATGCAGCACACCGTCGACCGGCTGATCCTGAAGGTGCCGGTGATCGGGCAGATCATGCACAACAGTGCGATCGCCCGCTTCTCCCGCACCACAGCGGTGACCTTCAAGGCCGGCGTGCCGCTGGTGGAGGCCCTGGGCATCGTCGCCGGCGCCACCGGCAACAAGGTCTACGGCGAGGCGGTGCTGCGCATGCGCGACGACGTTTCGGTCGGCTATCCGGTCAACATGGCGATGAAGCAGCTGAACCTGTTCCCGCACATGGTGATCCAGATGACCGGCATCGGCGAGGAGGCCGGCGCCCTTGACACCATGCTGTTCAAGGTCGCCGAATACTACGAGCAGGAGGTCAACAACGCCGTGGATGCCTTGAGCAGCCTGCTGGAACCGATGATCATGGTGTTCATTGGTACCATTGTCGGCGGCCTGGTCATTGCGATGTACCTGCCGATCTTCAAACTGGGCGCCGTCGTCGGATAAAAATACATGGCTTTTCTCGACCAGCACCCCGGCCTCGGCTACCCCGCCGCGGCCGGACTGGGACTGCTGCTGGGCAGTTTCCTCAATGTTGTCATCCTGCGCCTGCCCAAGCGGCTGGAATGGCAGTGGAAGCGCGATGCGCGCGAAGTGCTGGAGGAACCGGACTTCTACGAGCCGCCGCCGCCGGGCATCGTGGTCGAGCCGTCGCACTGCCCGCATTGCAAGCACAAGCTGTCCTGGTACGAGAACATCCCGCTGTTCAGCTGGCTGATCCAGGGGGGCAAATGCCGCCACTGCAAGGCGCCGATCTCGCTGCAGTACCCGCTGGTGGAAGCGATGACCGCCCTGCTGGTGCTGGCCTGCGTGTGGCAGTTCGGCTTCGGCTGGCAGGGCTTCGGCGCCATCGTGCTGACCTGTTTCCTGATCGCGCTGTCCGGCATCGACCTGCGCACCCAGCTGCTGCCC harbors:
- the pilB gene encoding type IV-A pilus assembly ATPase PilB; protein product: MSVVSSPNLVGITGLARRLVQDGALDEATARDAMTRAAAARQPLPQWFAQNKVVGAAQLAAANAVEFGMPLFDVSTFDASQNAMSLVSEELLRKHNVLPLFKRGGKLFVGTSNPTHALDEIKFHTNLVVEPILVDEDQIRRTLEQWHASHDTLGDALGGDDEGMANLDVGLGDEDGAGGDSGIDAKGDDTPVVKFVNKVLVDAIRKGASDIHFEPYEDDYRVRLRIDGLLKMVARAPVKLNQRIAARLKVMAQLDIAEKRVPQDGRIKLNLSKSKQIDFRVSTLPTLFGEKVVLRILDGSAAKLGIDKLGYEPDQQKLFLDAIHKPYGMVLVTGPTGSGKTVSLYTALGILNDETRNISTAEDPVEIRLPGVNQVQQNNKRGMTFAAALRSFLRQDPDIIMVGEIRDLETAEIAIKAAQTGHMVLSTLHTNDAPQTIARLMNMGIAPYNITSSVTLVIAQRLARRLCPNCKRPAQLPEHALLAEGFTQAQLDEGIQLHEAVGCDECTEGYKGRTGIYQVMPMTDEIATIVLAGGNALQIAEAAQAIGVNDLRQSALRKVAAGVTSLAEINRVTKD
- a CDS encoding fused MFS/spermidine synthase: MRRPSFSHGPWLLLIFVLSGFAGLIYQSIWTQYLGLFLGHSSHAQSLVLILFMGGMALGAWLVSRRSALLRRPLLAYAVIELVIGVLGIGFDGLFQGVTGWAYTHLMPGMEGTSSTALRWALATALVLPQCILLGATFPLMSAGYMRLQPGSQGEVLAGLYFSNSLGAAAGALVATYALLPAVGLPGTVLSAGLLNIVVAILVYPLARDGSAPAVVASAAPAAGGARPETAVPVRLVLLVAAATGASSFVYEITWVRMLSLALGTTLHSFELMLAAFILGIAFGGLWLRRRADRMPSPLRVAGWVQVWMGLAALASMFVYAQAFDWVGWLMRVIVRSADGYVLYNLASAAIAGLVMFPAAFFAGMTLPLLTLALLRAGQGERAIGQAYAFNTLGAIVGVLAAIHLLMPLLGLKYALLVAAVVDIVLGLVLLQRLRLAAPGRLRSPLWQAGALGVAGVVAAVVLVRFDPLVLNSSVYRHGTARLADTATMLFSRDGQTATVAVYESTQPIGRMRAIATNGKVDAGMAVSMVQAPTSDESTMILLAALPLALRDDYQRVGVIGFGSGLSTHTLLGDQRVGRVETVEIEPAMVEGARLFGERVERAFNDPRSHVVIDDAKSYFAASPRKYDLIISEPSNPWVGGTAALFSDEFYAFVPQQLNEGGVFVQWLQLYEITPELVSSVLAGLLEQFSDVRAYLANRGDLILVATPKGTLPPMKGSLFQQPQLRGELARIGVHSVADLENALSMDDAALRAFVPLYPAARNSDYFPTLKLNAPVARFQGAFTRDFQQVMTAPWRIVSAPPTGQVTGAAAGLPQPASSRDDKRPTALAVAAFLQGEVPTDAADADWMSAQALRGLAARCELDGSPMETTRLLFVLAGETIPFLPAAQRAALWAQRDWMDCTPADPVVSASLALVAAAATDDHHAVLTEGRRLLGSEHAPMLLADPATGYYLFGAMQHAARQLGDTTASRQLTDQYWKALAPDARGSGPLRLLSYLAAMGRQPVSETEFRPSGHE
- a CDS encoding pilin: MKNQKGFTLIELMIVVAIIAILAAIALPAYSNYTKKAKVSEVILAASSLRTDVSEYVASNNALPPASWKPDFQETQYVSKLEWDGKSIVATAKGVGDTLIDNKTITLTPSGDGSKGVVPSWSCGGSIDVKFRPGSCQAAAGEEETPEE
- a CDS encoding type II secretion system F family protein, which produces MSVSRSAIKKEPVARATMELQPFVWEGTDKRGIKMKGEQLAKNANLLRAELRKQGISPGQVKPKPKPLFGAAGRPVSPKDIAFFSRQMATMMKSGVPIVSALEIIGSGHKNPRMKKMVDTIRTDIEGGSSLYEAISKHPVQFDELYRNLVRAGESAGVLETVLDTIASYKENLEALKGKIKKALFYPAMVLVVAFLVSTILLVWVVPQFEEVFQSFGADLPAFTQMVVNLSRFMVSWWWLIAIVAIGAVVAIAMTYRRSEKMQHTVDRLILKVPVIGQIMHNSAIARFSRTTAVTFKAGVPLVEALGIVAGATGNKVYGEAVLRMRDDVSVGYPVNMAMKQLNLFPHMVIQMTGIGEEAGALDTMLFKVAEYYEQEVNNAVDALSSLLEPMIMVFIGTIVGGLVIAMYLPIFKLGAVVG
- a CDS encoding prepilin peptidase, coding for MAFLDQHPGLGYPAAAGLGLLLGSFLNVVILRLPKRLEWQWKRDAREVLEEPDFYEPPPPGIVVEPSHCPHCKHKLSWYENIPLFSWLIQGGKCRHCKAPISLQYPLVEAMTALLVLACVWQFGFGWQGFGAIVLTCFLIALSGIDLRTQLLPDQLTLPLMWLGLIGSIDNLYMPAKPALVGAAVGYLSLWTVWWLFKQLTGKEGMGHGDFKLLAALGAWCGLKGILPIILLSSVIGAIVGSIWLYSRGRDRATPIPFGPYLAIAGWLFFMWGEPLVERYLALSGLR